The following proteins come from a genomic window of Nymphalis io chromosome 6, ilAglIoxx1.1, whole genome shotgun sequence:
- the LOC126768990 gene encoding protein FAM76A isoform X3, which produces MSSATSTALFACSRCFSRHPFEELSPGEQLCKECRGSFPVVKCTYCRSEFQQTSKSNTSSICKKCEANVKAYGKPTACEYCNIIAAFIGNKCQRCANSERKYGPAVTCEQCKQRCAFDRHDDNKKCFQVDGKLLCWLCTQSLKRALARTKQHLSSIDKHKHRSHKSKSSHKDKRKSDMMKSMNSGDLSLSDSQPMEKKSKLNPLQGELDPNSSDHVVAMTQLKETIASLQKKVQQKDNELLSKDKLITELKAQHHNDTTDLRNEMKNKERLNETKFNLMNSKIQNLLKEVATLSKSAKKNNKFTKSALANTENSGSGTDSPSTN; this is translated from the exons ATGAGTTCTGCTACTTCAACTGCTCTATTTGCGTGTTCTCGTTGTTTCTCAAGACATCCATTTGAAGAATTATCCCCTGGAGAACAACTTTGCAAG GAATGTCGTGGCTCTTTCCCGGTCGTCAAGTGTACGTATTGCCGTTCTGAGTTTCAACAAACAAG TAAATCAAATACTTCTTCAATTTGCAAAAAATGTGAGGCCAATGTTAAAGCTTATGGCAAACCAACAGCATGTGAATATTGCAACATTATAGCTGCTTTTAtag GTAACAAATGCCAGCGATGTGCTAATTCAGAACGCAAGTATGGACCAGCTGTTACATGTGAGCAGTGCAAACAGCGCTGTGCTTTCGATCGACATGATGATAACAAAAAG tgCTTCCAGGTGGATGGCAAGCTGCTCTGCTGGTTATGTACTCAGTCACTTAAGAGGGCCTTGGCTCGAACCAAACAACATCTTTCTTCTATTGATAAACATAAGCATCGTTCTCACAA GTCGAAAAGCAGTCATAAAGATAAACGTAAATCAGACATGATGAAATCAATGAACTCGGGTGATCTCTCTCTAAGTGACTCGCAGCCAATGGAAAAGAAATCAAAGCTGAATCCACTGCAAg GTGAATTAGACCCTAACAGTTCCGACCATGTTGTTGCCATGACTCAACTAAAAGAAACAATTGCAAGTCTACAGAAGAAAGTACAACAGAAGGATAATGAGTTACTTTCCAAAGATAAACTG aTAACTGAACTGAAGGCACAGCATCACAATGATACAACAGATCTAcgtaatgaaatgaaaaataaagaacGGTTGaatgaaactaaatttaatcttatgaactctaaaattcaaaatttactcAAAGAAGTGGCAACACTGAGCAAATctgctaaaaaaaataataaatttacaaagtcCGCTCTCGCAAACACCGAGAACAGCGGCAGCGGCACGGACAGTCCGAGCACCAATTAG
- the LOC126768990 gene encoding protein FAM76A isoform X1, with protein MSSATSTALFACSRCFSRHPFEELSPGEQLCKECRGSFPVVKCTYCRSEFQQTSKSNTSSICKKCEANVKAYGKPTACEYCNIIAAFIGNKCQRCANSERKYGPAVTCEQCKQRCAFDRHDDNKKCFQVDGKLLCWLCTQSLKRALARTKQHLSSIDKHKHRSHKSKSSHKDKRKSDMMKSMNSGDLSLSDSQPMEKKSKLNPLQDMYCLLGELDPNSSDHVVAMTQLKETIASLQKKVQQKDNELLSKDKLITELKAQHHNDTTDLRNEMKNKERLNETKFNLMNSKIQNLLKEVATLSKSAKKNNKFTKSALANTENSGSGTDSPSTN; from the exons ATGAGTTCTGCTACTTCAACTGCTCTATTTGCGTGTTCTCGTTGTTTCTCAAGACATCCATTTGAAGAATTATCCCCTGGAGAACAACTTTGCAAG GAATGTCGTGGCTCTTTCCCGGTCGTCAAGTGTACGTATTGCCGTTCTGAGTTTCAACAAACAAG TAAATCAAATACTTCTTCAATTTGCAAAAAATGTGAGGCCAATGTTAAAGCTTATGGCAAACCAACAGCATGTGAATATTGCAACATTATAGCTGCTTTTAtag GTAACAAATGCCAGCGATGTGCTAATTCAGAACGCAAGTATGGACCAGCTGTTACATGTGAGCAGTGCAAACAGCGCTGTGCTTTCGATCGACATGATGATAACAAAAAG tgCTTCCAGGTGGATGGCAAGCTGCTCTGCTGGTTATGTACTCAGTCACTTAAGAGGGCCTTGGCTCGAACCAAACAACATCTTTCTTCTATTGATAAACATAAGCATCGTTCTCACAA GTCGAAAAGCAGTCATAAAGATAAACGTAAATCAGACATGATGAAATCAATGAACTCGGGTGATCTCTCTCTAAGTGACTCGCAGCCAATGGAAAAGAAATCAAAGCTGAATCCACTGCAAg ATATGTACTGTTTGTTAGGTGAATTAGACCCTAACAGTTCCGACCATGTTGTTGCCATGACTCAACTAAAAGAAACAATTGCAAGTCTACAGAAGAAAGTACAACAGAAGGATAATGAGTTACTTTCCAAAGATAAACTG aTAACTGAACTGAAGGCACAGCATCACAATGATACAACAGATCTAcgtaatgaaatgaaaaataaagaacGGTTGaatgaaactaaatttaatcttatgaactctaaaattcaaaatttactcAAAGAAGTGGCAACACTGAGCAAATctgctaaaaaaaataataaatttacaaagtcCGCTCTCGCAAACACCGAGAACAGCGGCAGCGGCACGGACAGTCCGAGCACCAATTAG
- the LOC126768990 gene encoding protein FAM76A isoform X2, whose translation MSSATSTALFACSRCFSRHPFEELSPGEQLCKECRGSFPVVKCTYCRSEFQQTSKSNTSSICKKCEANVKAYGKPTACEYCNIIAAFIGNKCQRCANSERKYGPAVTCEQCKQRCAFDRHDDNKKVDGKLLCWLCTQSLKRALARTKQHLSSIDKHKHRSHKSKSSHKDKRKSDMMKSMNSGDLSLSDSQPMEKKSKLNPLQDMYCLLGELDPNSSDHVVAMTQLKETIASLQKKVQQKDNELLSKDKLITELKAQHHNDTTDLRNEMKNKERLNETKFNLMNSKIQNLLKEVATLSKSAKKNNKFTKSALANTENSGSGTDSPSTN comes from the exons ATGAGTTCTGCTACTTCAACTGCTCTATTTGCGTGTTCTCGTTGTTTCTCAAGACATCCATTTGAAGAATTATCCCCTGGAGAACAACTTTGCAAG GAATGTCGTGGCTCTTTCCCGGTCGTCAAGTGTACGTATTGCCGTTCTGAGTTTCAACAAACAAG TAAATCAAATACTTCTTCAATTTGCAAAAAATGTGAGGCCAATGTTAAAGCTTATGGCAAACCAACAGCATGTGAATATTGCAACATTATAGCTGCTTTTAtag GTAACAAATGCCAGCGATGTGCTAATTCAGAACGCAAGTATGGACCAGCTGTTACATGTGAGCAGTGCAAACAGCGCTGTGCTTTCGATCGACATGATGATAACAAAAAG GTGGATGGCAAGCTGCTCTGCTGGTTATGTACTCAGTCACTTAAGAGGGCCTTGGCTCGAACCAAACAACATCTTTCTTCTATTGATAAACATAAGCATCGTTCTCACAA GTCGAAAAGCAGTCATAAAGATAAACGTAAATCAGACATGATGAAATCAATGAACTCGGGTGATCTCTCTCTAAGTGACTCGCAGCCAATGGAAAAGAAATCAAAGCTGAATCCACTGCAAg ATATGTACTGTTTGTTAGGTGAATTAGACCCTAACAGTTCCGACCATGTTGTTGCCATGACTCAACTAAAAGAAACAATTGCAAGTCTACAGAAGAAAGTACAACAGAAGGATAATGAGTTACTTTCCAAAGATAAACTG aTAACTGAACTGAAGGCACAGCATCACAATGATACAACAGATCTAcgtaatgaaatgaaaaataaagaacGGTTGaatgaaactaaatttaatcttatgaactctaaaattcaaaatttactcAAAGAAGTGGCAACACTGAGCAAATctgctaaaaaaaataataaatttacaaagtcCGCTCTCGCAAACACCGAGAACAGCGGCAGCGGCACGGACAGTCCGAGCACCAATTAG
- the LOC126768990 gene encoding protein FAM76A isoform X4, producing the protein MSSATSTALFACSRCFSRHPFEELSPGEQLCKECRGSFPVVKCTYCRSEFQQTSKSNTSSICKKCEANVKAYGKPTACEYCNIIAAFIGNKCQRCANSERKYGPAVTCEQCKQRCAFDRHDDNKKVDGKLLCWLCTQSLKRALARTKQHLSSIDKHKHRSHKSKSSHKDKRKSDMMKSMNSGDLSLSDSQPMEKKSKLNPLQGELDPNSSDHVVAMTQLKETIASLQKKVQQKDNELLSKDKLITELKAQHHNDTTDLRNEMKNKERLNETKFNLMNSKIQNLLKEVATLSKSAKKNNKFTKSALANTENSGSGTDSPSTN; encoded by the exons ATGAGTTCTGCTACTTCAACTGCTCTATTTGCGTGTTCTCGTTGTTTCTCAAGACATCCATTTGAAGAATTATCCCCTGGAGAACAACTTTGCAAG GAATGTCGTGGCTCTTTCCCGGTCGTCAAGTGTACGTATTGCCGTTCTGAGTTTCAACAAACAAG TAAATCAAATACTTCTTCAATTTGCAAAAAATGTGAGGCCAATGTTAAAGCTTATGGCAAACCAACAGCATGTGAATATTGCAACATTATAGCTGCTTTTAtag GTAACAAATGCCAGCGATGTGCTAATTCAGAACGCAAGTATGGACCAGCTGTTACATGTGAGCAGTGCAAACAGCGCTGTGCTTTCGATCGACATGATGATAACAAAAAG GTGGATGGCAAGCTGCTCTGCTGGTTATGTACTCAGTCACTTAAGAGGGCCTTGGCTCGAACCAAACAACATCTTTCTTCTATTGATAAACATAAGCATCGTTCTCACAA GTCGAAAAGCAGTCATAAAGATAAACGTAAATCAGACATGATGAAATCAATGAACTCGGGTGATCTCTCTCTAAGTGACTCGCAGCCAATGGAAAAGAAATCAAAGCTGAATCCACTGCAAg GTGAATTAGACCCTAACAGTTCCGACCATGTTGTTGCCATGACTCAACTAAAAGAAACAATTGCAAGTCTACAGAAGAAAGTACAACAGAAGGATAATGAGTTACTTTCCAAAGATAAACTG aTAACTGAACTGAAGGCACAGCATCACAATGATACAACAGATCTAcgtaatgaaatgaaaaataaagaacGGTTGaatgaaactaaatttaatcttatgaactctaaaattcaaaatttactcAAAGAAGTGGCAACACTGAGCAAATctgctaaaaaaaataataaatttacaaagtcCGCTCTCGCAAACACCGAGAACAGCGGCAGCGGCACGGACAGTCCGAGCACCAATTAG